Below is a genomic region from Bradyrhizobium sp. 1(2017).
CGCGTGCCGTAATGCCGCAGCGGCCGGAATGCCTCGCGGTCGCCGCGGCCGATTCTGGCGGCGCGGTCGATCAGCTCGCGCATCGGCAGCGTGATGGTGCGGGAGAACACGAGGCCGATCGCGATCGTACCCAGGATCACGGCGAGGCCGGCCAGCACGAACTTGCCGCGTTCCTGGTAGAGATGGTCAAAAATGTTGCTAGGCGTGCGCGTGGTGTAGATCACCCCGGCGACGCGGTTGTTGACGATGACCGGCATCGCCGAGAACACGTGCACGCCGAGGCCGCGGCTGAAGGAGTAGATCGGCGGCGGCGGCTTGTCCGGCACGCGATTGCGCAAGGTCGCGCGGTATTGCCCGTGGAGGGCGTCCGCGACCTCCTCGATATGGGCCAGCGACTGCCCGACCTCCTGGCGCCCTGCGATCACCACGCCCTGCGGATCGAGGATGCGGAAGCCCGCCAGCGTCACCTTCTGGGTCTCGCGGATGATCGGCGTCAGCCTGGCGCCGATCTCGACATAGGCCTGCTCCGCCGGCCGGACTGCTGCCTGCGCATCCGGCCGCCGCCGCAGCAGGTCGTTGGCGGTGAGATCAAGCGCCGGACGGATCGGGGTGACCTGGTCGCCGGGATCGGGCAAGACACCCGGCGGTACCTCGGCGCCGAGCGTGAGGCCGCCGTCGAGCCTTGCCGTGACCTCCTGGGCGTAGATCGTCGCGAGCACCCGGCTCTGCGCGATCAGCTCGGCCTGGGTCTGGCGGATGAGCTGGTTGTCATAGAGGCGGAAGAAGAACAGCCCCACCAGCGGCAGCACGCCGACGGTGGTCAGCACCGTGAAGATGACGAGGCCCAGCGACGGCCGCCATTTGTCTGGCGCCGCGCTCATGCCGCTGTCTCGCAGCGGCCGAGCTTGAAGCCGACGCCGTGGATGGTCTCGATGACGTTGTCGCAAGCCAGCGCAGCCAGCTTGGCGCGGATGTTACGGATGTGGCTGTCGATGGTGCGGTCGGAGACCTGGATGTTGAGCTGATAGGCCGCCCGCATCAGCTGCTCGCGATTGAACACCGAGGTCGGTCGGGTCAGGAACGCGCGCAAGATGCCGAACTCGATCGCGGTCAGTTTCAGCGGCGTGCCGGCGAAGGACGCCAGGTGCTGCTCTGGATCGATCAGGAGGCTGCCTTGCGTCAGCGTGGCCGGGCCGGCCTTGATCTCGCCGTTGCGTGGACCAAGCCTGCGCAGGATGACGTTGACCCGCGCGACCAGCTCGCGCGGGCTGAACGGTTTTGTCACGTAATCGTCGCCGCCGATCTCGAGGCCCAGGATGCGGTCGATCTCCTCGTCGCGCGCCGACAGGAACAGGATCGGCACGTCCGAGCCCTTGCGGATCTCGCGGCAGACGTCGAGGCCGTCGAACTCGGGCATGCCGATGTCGAGCACGATCAGGTCGGGCTTGTCGGCGGCAAAGCGGGCGAGCGCCTCCTTGCCGTCGCGCGCCTCGATCACGTCCATGCCGGCCTTCCTGAGGGCGACGCGGATGACCTCGCGGATATGGCCTTCGTCGTCGACGATGAGAATGCGATGCGCCAAGAAACTCTCCGTGACCTCGTCAGCCCGCCGGCCTGAGCTTTCGCCTGGTTGTCCAGCCTGCGCTGGAGCCGCCAGTTGCGAAAGCTCCAGCTTCGCCACGCCAGGTCCTGACGCTGCTGTTCTACAAGGCGGTCGCGGCGGGGCACAAGGCAGCCCTCCCTGGCGGCGGGCCGCAGTGCAAGCGCCTTGTCGATGGCGGGCACCGCCTGTGGCCCGAGCGTCAGGAGATAGTCGATGTCGATCTGCACGCCTTTCCCCGATACTTCCCGGCTGTGGGCGACATTGTAGTCGGCGATAAGGGCGTCGAAGTTCACGAGCGAGCAGCCATAGAGCGCGATCGTCAACGCGATCAAATTGGCGCCGATCAGCCATTGGTTGGACCTGTCGAGCACGATGCGCGCGACGATCAGGATCAGGCCGAGCGCCACCAGCCCCATCCAGATGAAGGCCGC
It encodes:
- a CDS encoding response regulator, with amino-acid sequence MAHRILIVDDEGHIREVIRVALRKAGMDVIEARDGKEALARFAADKPDLIVLDIGMPEFDGLDVCREIRKGSDVPILFLSARDEEIDRILGLEIGGDDYVTKPFSPRELVARVNVILRRLGPRNGEIKAGPATLTQGSLLIDPEQHLASFAGTPLKLTAIEFGILRAFLTRPTSVFNREQLMRAAYQLNIQVSDRTIDSHIRNIRAKLAALACDNVIETIHGVGFKLGRCETAA
- a CDS encoding ATP-binding protein, which encodes MSAAPDKWRPSLGLVIFTVLTTVGVLPLVGLFFFRLYDNQLIRQTQAELIAQSRVLATIYAQEVTARLDGGLTLGAEVPPGVLPDPGDQVTPIRPALDLTANDLLRRRPDAQAAVRPAEQAYVEIGARLTPIIRETQKVTLAGFRILDPQGVVIAGRQEVGQSLAHIEEVADALHGQYRATLRNRVPDKPPPPIYSFSRGLGVHVFSAMPVIVNNRVAGVIYTTRTPSNIFDHLYQERGKFVLAGLAVILGTIAIGLVFSRTITLPMRELIDRAARIGRGDREAFRPLRHYGTREFAQLSHSFLGMAEQLARRSDYIATFSAHLTHELKSPLTSIKGAAELLQDSLQGKSGSLTPAEQTTFITNILSDTQRLEAMAQRLRELARAESLPQNERTELAPVIVDLRSRFPESEILASGSLDRAVGMSGEKALIVLSHLADNAMRHKARTIRLEAVDQRTTLQLTVTNDGEPISAPNRDRIFDAFFTTRRDQGGTGMGLAIARAVMASHGGSIRLTPTDEGAAFELQFPAA